Sequence from the Ailuropoda melanoleuca isolate Jingjing chromosome 10, ASM200744v2, whole genome shotgun sequence genome:
GTAGTAAAAAaggttttcattaaataaaaaaaatgctttgtgtCGTTTAATAGTTTGTCACCAActctgaaaatgggaaaaaaaaaagattagctaAAGAGAAATGTTCTGGCTTAAAGATATACTTTAGTATAACATTCAATGAGGTGAGCTCTTGCTACAGAagttggggcagggagggcagtcCAGAAGATAAGTTTCATCTTGTTGCTGGGGCTATGAACTATGAGACATTTTATTCTTTAGCAGATACGAACCTATATGAAGGGATTCTGATGTCATAATTTTTGGGTGTCACTGGGACATTTGATCATCATTCCTTTGGCGGAGATGGTACAAACAGAGGAGGGCCTCAGTGTCCAGAGAACAGAACAAGAGGACAGTACAAGATGTATTCTTATTTTCTcaattgtctttatttctgtcatttggGAATTTAAAGGTTCTTGAGGAAATAGAAGAGGTAGTCCAGGTATTAGGGAGAAGATATAAAGAATCCCACGTAGGAAGAGTCATAGCGAAATTTGTAAAGGGGCAGTTTGAGGACTTTGGTGTGGGATGAGGTCATAGTTAGATTGGATTGATTTGTATTAATAGTTAAGGGAAAACTggaatatgcaaataatgaaaatggGATATAAAGTGAGAATCTCTTGATTTTGTACATATTAGACTGTAGGTTTAGAATATAAGTTCATTCatagattaaaatatttcatatcattGGAGAATAAGGCTGTGATAAGAATAAGACTGTCAAACTTTAGAGACAATTCTTTTCTGAGTTTCAGCTTGCTGCTGGAGCTAtgaattttgacattttattctttagCAGGTAGGAAACTATGTGAAAGAATCTTCTGATGTAATAATTTCTGGGTGTCACTGGAACATTTGATCATCATTCCTTTGGCAATTCCAGCCTTCTATGGAATGTCAGTAGAAGCAGTTGATTTATTCACCTCTACAGGAATCAGACTCAGCCTATTTTGGTAAGTCTATGTATCCTTgataaaattaactaaaacttAATACCTACATATATTAGATAATTTTTCTAAACCATAGATTTTATTGTAGTTTTACTAACTTGTCATTGAGCATACCACTTTTTTCCTTGATAAAggaaacataataaagaccattaTATATAGTATTCAAATTCCTAAACTGtaataatttagttttattattaccACAATAAACACTTACTTATTAGGCATAGAATACTGTTCTAGGCATAAAAAACAGTTATAAGGCACACttcatttttcctgtcttttgttGAACACATGTAAATTGATACAAAATAGTTATTAGCTACTGTTTGCCAGCCACTGTTCTAGGTATTCACGATTCAGTCAGTGGTGACAAAAATAGGCATGAAATTGGGGGGGGGCAATGATTAAgcaaaaacatttacaaaaaattaGGGTGCTGGTTCTCAAGAGGggtgatttcttccccttctccaccagggaacatttggcaacttctggagacatttttgattgttgcgagtttgggggtggggtgctctTGGCATGTGGTAGGTGGAGGCCTTGATGCTGCAAAACATCTGCAAAGCACAGGCCAACTTCTTCTCTCCCCAACAAAAAACTATCTGGCCCCAAATGCGCGTAGTGTCACAGTTGAGAAATCCTGAATTAGAGTGATAACTGTTGCAAAGCCAAAATAGAGAGTGCTATGAAAACTTCTACAATGGAGTGGTTATGGAAGGCTTCTCTGAGCAAGTGAAATGTAAATTCAGACTTAATGAATGAGTTGGGCCTAGCAAGTAAGGAGTGGGGAGCAGTGGGCTGGGGAAGAGTTCCCAGTAGAGCCACTAGTAGCCAGTAAAGAGCTTATTTTgtacagttgtgtgtgtgtgtgtgtgtgtgtgtctatgtatatcATACTTACCGTGTGTCTCACATATACATTATgtcgtgtgtctgtgtgtacatatatttaataatgcCCAGTAGCATCTGCTGGGACTAATAGTTAACATTGAGCATTAACTATGTGTTAGGCACTGCATTTTATGTCTaagcttatttaatcctcactattACCCTGAAAGGAGATACCGTTATTCCCAATTTATCCTTGAGAAGCGTACTTGGTTAAGTACCTTGCTTAGGATTACATAGTCTGTCCAACTCTCCCACTTTCTTAACTATTGCGCTGTaaatggagagaggtgggggagatgaATGATCATCAGGAATAGGGTTAATGGAAGCTGTCACGGAGGAGGCTCGGCTCGGCTATACTTGTGAGGAAAAGAAGGGCTTAGCAGAGAGGCAGTGAGGAGTGGAAGTAGGGGCTCAAGCTTGTTGATTGTAACACCCATTTCAAGCaaactgttttgttgttgtttttttccacacAGCAGAAATAGACTTCAATAATGTTGACCATAAGGCACAGTTTACTTCTACCATCTAATGGCTGTTTTATATTTGTTGCTAGACTTCAAATTGTATGTAAGGGCGAGTTGTGTAATATACCATTTATATgcttttatagatattttaaaatgtcattttcagaaTGTTTCTAAATACCTATgacaaaataataacattaaagtCTCCAAAGAACTTTTTGAAGACAACTCAGCCCCATGCcattattttaactttctaatCTAGGTTTTCAGTGAATTATGCCTTTTCGGTTTGGGACCCAGCCAAGGAGGTTTCCAGTGGAAGGAGGAGATTCTTCAACTGGGCTGGACTCTGGGCTGAGCTCCAGTGCTGCCTGTAATGGGAAAGAGATGTCACCAACTAGGTAAGGTCTGCTCATCCTGATGACCGAGGAAATGCGTAATGGCTATTATCAATAGAAGCTTTAGTTGATGTtcaatatcagaaagaaaaaagtccagGACCGTTAGTTAATATTAGCAAACGTTGTTATTAAATTAGTATTAGCAGATTAAATTAGTATTAGTATTCCAGATTCTTAACACAGTTTGTTTTTGGTACCTCTGTCTCAGTGATAgaccaattctttctttcttttttttttttttttggtacatttttaGCTagattgttgttttgtttttgttgttgatagTTACAAGAAAGATAACATTCATTTAAACAAGCAAATCTTTAGGGCTACTATATGCTAGGCATAAAGCTACAAATATGAAGAAGACCCCCATCTCAGATTTAGTGTCACTTTggctttgatttgatttttagcAGAGAGATGGTAATATAGAGTATGAATGTTTTATAGAACAAAATCACTTTCTGCAAATTGAAGAAAAGTGGAACAAATAGGATTTGTTCCACTTTTCTGCGGCTTACCATAGCAAAACATCAAATACTACATTGTTAGATTTCTCACATCTTGGAAATTTTTAGAACACAGATTTGAGCTTAATGAGgcaggtacttaaaaaaaatcagagttatTCAAGGATGTAGTACTATTTTGGGAAATACTAATCACTCGTCTTTAGAAATATCTGAAGTTAGGTGATTATCTGGTGGGAATGTTGGAACAGAAATTCAAGCACTAGATGTATTTTTGGACTAGATGTcatttaaagattcttttaaacCTGAGATTCAATCAACATTTGAATAGTATATGGAATAGtatgttcagttttatatttttccacaaatattGTAGTTTTTAGATCTCAATTGGAGTGATTGCATAAATTGCCATAGTATTATCACTATGTTTACAACTATGCACTTCCCTCCCACCTTTTTTTGCCATTTAGCAATCACTGCATACCTTTCAAAATGATAATCTAGAgggttattttatatttatgaatttccTGTGACTAAATGTATGGCAACAGCCACAATTTCTTTGCAACTTAAGTCTAAAATGGCTCATCAGTGCCACGGTGTTATAATTATATTGTGACATTCAAAGatttcaaaaatgatttaaaacagTTGATATGCAAACTTTGCTGCTCTgaaaaaatttcccttttagTATCTAACCACATGTCATTTGCTCTTTTATTCAGGCAACTCCGAAGATGCCCTGGAAGTCATTGCCTTACAATAACTGATGTTCCTATCACTGTCTATGCAACAATGCGAAAGCCACCCGCACAAAGCAGCAAGGAAATGCATCCTAAATAGCATCATTAAGCCTTTTGTAGAGGTCTGACTAGGTCAAGGGTAATGGGCCAGTATCATCTTATGAtctgataaacaaataaaagtggTGGCACCTTTGGATGATGACAAtagtggaaatattttcttttagtaggAAAACACACAATATCGTCTGTAAAATATGTAGTGATAAGCCATCAGTTATGTTTGATAGATAAGACAGAATAATATTTCACAATTAGAAAGTACTTTAGAGATCATTTTGCTCACAGTGGATCATTAATATCAATAATTCAAGATGAAGGTTAATCCACCTTGATTATCAATCATGAAAGCCCTGTTCTAAATACTTAATGTGTTTTAGGctggttttctttgtttatatttgggTTGCCACTTAGCTGAATCCTTTCACTTGAATACCCTAAGCCAGTTTCTGgcttgatatcttttttttttttaaagattttatttatttatttgacacaaagagagcgagagagagcaagagaggagcacaagtagggggaatggcaggcagagggagagggagaagcaggctcttcactgagcaaggagcctgaggcagggctcaatcccaggaccctgggatcatgacctgagcggaaggcagatgcttaactgaactgagccacctaggcatcccaatAAATTGTAAACCTTAGAGttatctctaaaaacaaacaataacagaGAGCTAATACCCAATAGTAGAGATAAAATGGACTAAATACCACTCAATCCtaaagaaggcaggaaaatgggaaaaaggaaacaaagataatGAATTTAAGCCAAATTATAttgatatttatattaattacaaAAGGTCTAAATACTTCAATGAATAGGCAGAGATCCTCTGATTGGCTAGAAAAGAAGATACTATCTACTTGAACTTACTTTAAATACTAAGAGACACGTAAGTTAAAAATATGagaggtaaaaatatatataccatgtaaacatttatcaaaagaaagttggaatagCCTATATTAATTATAGACAAGACAATTTTAGAACAAAGAATACTACCAGGAATAAAGAGAGGCATTTCATAATGTTAAAATGGTTATaacaattttaagtgtttatGCAGAGCTTTGAAGTATATGAatcaaaaactgataaaattgaaaagaaacaattttatagTTGCAGATTTCAACATCTTTCAACAACTGGAAGAAGAATGATAGTATAGCAGAGACtgtacattcttttcaagtacacatggaaaaCTCACCAAGAATAGACACACTGTAGGCAACAAGGCAAGTctcaataaactgaaaaataggcaaaatatgcAGAGTATGCAAGTATATTCCACAGtagaattaagttagaaatcaatagaaaaatatccagagaatctccaaatatttggatacTTAAATGACAGGTTTTCAAATAACCCATGAATAAAGAAATGGCAGGAGAAATTAGAAGAGTATGTTGagctgaatgaaaatggaaacacaacatatcaaaatggATGGCGTACAGTTGAAGAGTGCTTAGGAAACATTAAATTCttccattagaaaaaaatctcaagaaaatgaTCTAAGCTTTCaccttaagaaaacagaaaagatgggcaaacaaaacccaaaagaggcagtaagaaagaaataataaagaccagagatcaataaaataaaaataaataatagagaaaaatcaatgaaaccaaaagctggtacTTTGAAAAGATCGATAGAATCGATAAACCTCTAAACagaattatcaggaaaaaaagacacaaactactgaTATCAGGAATGAGAATAGAGACATTACTGTAGATCATAAAGACATATTAAAAGGATAAACCAGTAAGTTTTTTaccagtatgaattctttatTCTTCTAAAGCCTCTGCCTTGAGTAAATGGCTGCTTACATTGCTTACATTGTTAGATATGGGCTTTCTGTGAGGGACTATAAACAGGTTTGGGGGCATCATGCTTTCATAACCTTCCTCCAGGATGACATCAGCTCATTAGTCATTCATCTTTAGATGTGATCATTTTAAAACATANcccccccaccccatcccaccccgcACCTGCCACCTGGGCCATTCTGCCCCCTAGCAGTGTCCTCTGGGGATGATGTCCTCTGGTGTTGTGAAGTTTAAAAACGGAGTGGCCTTATCCATGTAGCCAAACTTCTTCCCTACTTTTCAGGACTTGAAAGGTTACCAAAGATCTGAGGGAGTACTTTTTGTCTCTCTGGTGGGCTGTACCATTTTTTCCCTGTTCTACCCCTACAATCTCAGCAATCAGGGATCCCTGGGGCTCAGGGGATCCCAAGCGGAGAATCAAtaccagatttttttcccctcaagagtCCCAGGCACTTTACAAGTGACTGCACTGGGAGGTAAGGTGAGGAGGGATAACTTTTATGGAAATTCTGCTTTCCTGaaattcactcagcaaatatttattgaacataaaCCTAGGTGTCAGGTGCTATTCCATTGCCCTTACAACACATCAGTGAATAACACAGACACAatttcatggagtttacattctggATGGTGCCTCATTTTGTTGCCCTTCTAGCCTTTTTATAtagaccgtgtgtgtgtgtgtgcgtgtgtgtgtgtgtgtgcgtgcgcgatATTGGGGGATTGTCATGTTACATTGCTGGTTGTGCTGAAATGGCTTCTCTGAGTTAGTCCTAAAGGAGAAGGGATTGACTTCACACTTCAAAAGTGATATATTTACTGTTTTATGGTCCCAGCTATGGGCTGTAGTCacagattaaaagaaatagaaaagactcTACCTGACACCCTCTACTACTATGTTACATACAAGGATGTGGGGGCCCAGAGAACAAATAGATCCCAGTGTCTTCTGAAATACATTCCCCTACAAACTCCAGGCTGACAACTGAGTGGCGGACTCTAGACAACGGGCAGGTAGATGTATCATTCTACATCTAGAGAGTGGGAAATGCtaagttctttttccttcttttttaaaagtgcgTGTTTATACATGTGtgttaaacatttaaaaccatactttcaaatagttttattttggcTTCAGCCTCTACTGCTAAGTCCTTGATTCTTTCATGTTTCCCAGTtcagaattttaagagaaaatatctgATGATTTGAATTCATCTTCACACACCACCAGATAATGGGATGTGGCGTCACTGGGAAGCTATAGTACAGTATTCTTGTCCAATCAGCTGTAGTCATGACAAGAGGAGGTGGGACACAGGCCTAAATAGGGCTCTTCCTTCAAACTGGGGCTATGGGAGGCCTCTTCATTGTGAAAGGGCTCTGAACTGGCAGGGACCAAAACAATAATTGGTCAAAATTACTGTGAGCACCCAACCCATATTTCTCTATATGAAATCCCGATATactatgtttaaaagaaaaaaaaatgactttttttctccctagacAGAAGATGAAAGAAGATGGAATCCCATCTAAGAGCTGAATCAGGCTCTTAAGAATGGCAAATTCGGCTTCAGGTCATCGTGTGGTGGTCAGGAGTTATATGGGTAAGTAGATTCAGTAGACTCTAATTTGTCAAGTATAAGAATGTGAAATACTAACACTGCAAAGTGGCTTTGTAAATTGTGGAGAAGTCTATATATGTGAGTCTATATATGTGAGTCCATGTGCATGCGTGCAGGAACCACTAAGTAGGTCCAGACAGGGTCTGCAGCTGGGCtggttttgtttactttgtgCTATTGCTGAGAACGAGGAACTAGGTGGCCCTCTAGGATGCTTctggaaaatcttttaaaaaacaaaatggtaggGAGTTTCAGAACCACTTCTTCCTGTTTGGGTCTGATGGAGGGAATATTATGACGGTGCAGTGTGTTTTGAGCACTGGTTCAATCTGTACTTGTTAAGGCTCTAGACTCTTGGATTCAGAGTTTTTGTTTAGATGTCACATATGTTTAGAAGGTTTTGTTTGGTCAGCCTGGTATTGTGGTTGCTGTtgctttaatttaatttgttACCAGCAGAAACTCAGGCCATTCCAAACAGCCCAAATTTTACATTTCCAGCTTCTGTTGGAAATTCTGGTCCTTTAAGACTTGTGTTCTTTCATGGTGAGAGTCAGCTGAGTTGAGCATCTGCCGGCTTTCTAGATAAGCCTGGCAAGTGCCCTCTTGATTTTTTCAGTCAGACCCTGCCAGCTTTACTCCTTTATGGTAACTCTCTGGCTCTATAAGCATTTGGGTTTGT
This genomic interval carries:
- the FAM229B gene encoding protein FAM229B, which codes for MPFRFGTQPRRFPVEGGDSSTGLDSGLSSSAACNGKEMSPTRQLRRCPGSHCLTITDVPITVYATMRKPPAQSSKEMHPK